The Misgurnus anguillicaudatus chromosome 12, ASM2758022v2, whole genome shotgun sequence region atacttttctctctctcccgctcCGTTACCTGGCAACCGCAGCGCGAACTTTGGATCAGTCCATTTCTGACgaaatgataggggtgtttggaatggtccatgtattgggaatatagtttctacattattcattaaattaatattattcttcactcgttcagacccctctatttattactttgtatgcaaagagggagtgattatgatgatgattattattattataagggtttgttcagttGAGTAGTGTTGTAGCAATTATGCCAAAAACAGaagtataaaagtaaataaaaatcggttcagcatatcggttatcgggcacataagcatccaaatatttgttatcggcattggtttaaaaaaatgagtatcgTTCGATCTCTATTCTATGTAAGATATTGATTggtttgtttggttattttttaggttgatgACATCAGACAGCAATTTAGTCTGAAGCGGACAGAAGAGGAGGACCGGCAGAAGCGAATCGGCCATACAGAACTCATGATCAAAGACCTTCAGAAGGAACTTCTGAACATTGGGGATCAGGAGGATGTCACACCTCAGATTGATGCCATCAATGTCGAACTAAGGAGCATTCAGGAGAAAAAAGCCCAGCTGGAGAGCGAGACTTTGGACCTGCGCCGAGAAAAGGACGAAGCCTTTGGAGAACTTGCCcgtaataaaaatacaaactttCTAGTACACAACATGCAAATGTGTTGTATATAAGGAAATGTAATTGTTTACACCAGAAGCgggaagcgcgagtgatttacgtgttaagtcaatgcaaagacgcgattaggcatcttGCGGCGCGGTAAGCGCGAATTGATCGTTGCCGCAGGAAACGCAcgagtaaaaaaatctgaacttcggcggatttccgtgcgcgttaaccaatcagaaccttgctgtagtagtgaagtgattacaggaagcaagcgtagtggcggagtctcagcggagtcgcagaagcccctcccatgacgcgaaatTCCGCGTGAacgtctcgaatgactagaatttcatgtgcGGCTTTCACGttcaaatgaagcgagtaaacttaaatgttcaagcgtccaactacgcgcgaatagcgcgtttttgccgcctctaccgcggctggtgggAATGCACCATTAAAGTTCATGtgaagtcatttcagagaattgtttctaaatGCATTATACATGTttgaaatgtattgctgaaacatgcCATAATGACTGTAAATTATGTAgtactttacacagactttaaactCGCAGTGAACCAGAAGTCACGATCGACTTTTCTTTGAAGTTGTGACATATTTCAGAGTGAAACAGAATATCACATGAGGAAGATAGTGGgcgtggcttgtgttttccacTGTGCTTTAATTGAATATAGAAAAGTAGGCGTTTGACGTCATCTGTGAATAATGGCCACAAGGGGCCGGGagtaaatttttttactttgattgaagtttatgaggccacatgaataaaaaaagacTTGCAcagataatgtttttataataatagacactgcaatattacataaaaataagaatagtcagttttgatttaattaaaactttaaaactttGTGAATTGAAAGCATTTTGTGTTCACATGTATTTGGTTGGTTGTTTTGTTGAAGGTTTGCAAAATCGTATGAAGAGTGTGAATGACATAATGAAAATGAAAGAGGAGAAACTGCGCGCACGTTTCCGTGACACGTACACCGCTCTCATGTGGCTAAGGAGGAACCAACGTCTTTTTAAAGGGAACGTCCATGAGCCCATGATGCTGGTGGTAAGATAAAAGCCACTCAAtaacagtatgtgtgttcacttCAGGCAGATCTGATTGACCTTCTCTTGTTTTTAGATAAATGTACGTGAATCACGGTATGCGAAATATGTCGAGAGCCACATTCCCCTCAAAGATTTGCAAGCTTTCGTATTCCAGAAGCAGGAGGACATGGAGAGGTTCATGTCTGAGGTTTGTGGCCTAGCATATAGTAATAAACGCCACCTTCTATAAATAACTTCTATATAACATTGGATTTGTGCCATTATTGTTTATGCTACACTGTGCAAAGTGGGTGGAAATGATTTTTTTGTCAGGCATCTTTTGTAGCTAGAGAATATTtgagttgattttttttgtttctcaGGTGCGAGACTCACAGAACTTAAGGGTTAACAGCGTCATCGCTCCAGCAGAGTCATGCTCGAACCGACTACCATCACGTCCACTCGAGACGCTGAAGTAACACACTTTTTAACCAGTTATTACCTCTGATTCAGCACTGGGAACATTTGTTACAGATGGTGTGTTAGTGATTCATTTGTTTTTACAGGCGATATGGCTTCTTCTCGTACTTGCGTGAGCTGTTCGACGCTCCTGAGGAGGTCATGAGTTACTTATGCCATCAGTACAAAGTCAACGATGTGCCTGTGGGAACGGAGACCACCAAGAATATGATCGAGAGGGTATGTTTATTTAGAGATGCACTAATCAACCAGTCATTACTCTCAGATGGTTTTTGATTCCCTAACATCTATTATGTGATGCATTTGGTACATGCATTTACTTTCGGTACAGGATGATCAAACATTGTGCATCTAATTGTGTATAGCGACCAAACTTGTACTACTAGCTTTATGGACATTAATGTCGAAAGCATTTTTCATATAGTTGTTTTCCTTTCATAGGTGATTAGAGAGGCCCAGCTGAGGATGATCTACACAGCTGAGGAGAAGTACACAGTAAAGACGTCCGCCTACTCTAACAATGTGATCTCCAGTAACTCCGCCCTACGCCCCTCTCAATTTCTCACCATGGCCATAGATGCTGATGAGAGACGACAACTGGAGGAGAATCTGAGAGTGAGAGACACTCCACACAGTCACTCTGACATCATTgatttaacattaaacattgcAGCATATCTTTAGCTGTTAATGTTTGATGTTGACTGCAGAGCGTAGCGTGGAGCGAGAGAGGAGCGGAGTGTGCGAAATATAGTCAGAGCGGGTTTTTATCCAAAGGAACGATCGATTGTGCTTTGCTTTATAGAGacactaggggtgtgacgagacacttaatccacgagacgagacacgagattgggttcacgagaatgAGACGAGACaatatttttcactttttaagaaatcctcaatgataaaataaatgaataagaacctgaaatcatgttatttttaaaagttttaactaatcaaggactgtccctaacaattattttgctaactgataatgaagtaatttgttatttttgggtaataaaaatagacccaagtgaacagtagcctttaaaattacataataacgaagatgcaataaaaccaagttacattaaacaacattaacaaacacattacaattatggcctataaataaaaagcattatgtatgtattataacaaatgcctgcagggggcgatAGTGGACTCTTCTCGCAGACGCagtcttcactttcactttaaatgggagagaaacgcttatttttagccaaacaatgtttaaatccactttaatatttaatatatgtccatttctttacaatagaaatgatacagtcactgtcattttttgagcaagaacatgaagacattaaatcatgtaaactctgtgtgagggtttaatctgctgagacttcacatctgacactgatctacagacaaacacaacgcgTCTCAGACTGCACACGAGTTtccaaacgaacattattggaaacccaaacaaaaaagcaaacgcagtaaaagacaaatataatgcatgcactgtaaaagggtcaaacagaaagctgcatcctccggaggtcgcatatgcaggctgcatacgtcatcaaggtttatttcagatcattaactgagcattagattcgcaagtcgtgagcatattacaacaatttgcgaataactaaataattagtgaactttataattgttaatagtctctaataagacagtctttataaagtaaatgcagtttaaaaatgcgacctccgaaggatgcagtcttttatttgagaaacggccagcattTCACATCCACAAGAAATCTCGTGAGACATTTAATTTCATGTGAGATCTCGTCGCACCCCTAAGAGACATGTTCTTAAGAGCTAAATACTGTATGAAATATAGAAAAATAGGAGAGCAATGTAAGACTTCTTTGACTTGTTGTCCACAGGCGGCAGAACACCGGGTTAGGGTCATTGATAATCGGATGGAGGCCATTCGTGAGCAACAAAATGTTCTTTGCCGCCGTGACAATGAGCTGCGTGCTAAAAAGAAGCAACTCTCTGAGCAGAAAGCCAAAAAGAGACAACTGGAGCAAAAGATCAGCACAAAACAGGACAGGTACCTTATACTTTTGCTGACATGTAAAACACTTGCACTTACAAACATATATTTGTGCATATGAAGGAAACTCAAGGATTTACATTGAACATCCAGGACACACACTATGTTTGAACATGTAATGCCTaaaggccctgtttacatttgtgcatttttgttttcaaaaaagcattttaaactgAAAACGACCCTTGTCTACGGACATGATGCCATTGACgggcttttgggctagttttgaatgtccattagGATAGTTTTGATACACGAagctggcaaccctggctgtcagatagcaatgtttagggtgcatgtaaactgtattgttgtaACCTTCAATCGGATTAAATACATATGGATTGACAAAatgttgtgcatgtaaacatagtcaGTCTCACAATTCttactagtttttttttactgtttttcttGGTAGTTTGAGGCAGATGCAACAGAACAAAATCGACTTGGAGGCTGTTGAAGAGGATACAAACGCAAAGATCTCTGCTGTGAACAAACAGAAACTGGCCATAGTGAAAGAGTATTTGAGTGACATGAAGGTGCGTTTGTCTCTGCACACATTGGATGTTTCAGCAAGGACAAAAGGAAATGGTTTCATCCTTAGATGTTTTGTTTCTCACTGCTGTCTGTGTGCAGGAAAAGGCCAGGCTGAGTATGGAGAAGGTGTATTTGGCTCTTCAGAGCGCAGGTCTTGCTGCCGaaaaaaccaagctggagacgGACTGCAGAGAAAGTTCGGCTGAACTCAAGCAAGCTGAGGCAAGAGATGCTATAGTGATAAAGTCCAAAATTAAAGAGATCAGCTGCCAGTGTGTGATGCTAGTAATGCCAGGTGAATACAGGAAATAATAACGTGtcatgtgtttgttgttgtaCAGCAAGCATATACCAAACTGGACCAAGTGAAGACCAACCTGTTGGCCAAGTGCAAGACCTTGTTGACAAGGGCCAGAGGGATCTGTAACATGACTTCAGGACAGACGGCAGTCCCAGAGGAATTACACACAGTGCGTTAGAAGCACAAACGTCTTCTTATCAATGtcttcttttaataattttacatcgttgtttgtttctttttttttaggCGTTTGGCCAGTTGCCTGATACTCTGGATGAGATTGATGCAATGTTGAATGAGGAGAGGACCAGAGCTGAATGCTTCACCGGCCTCAATGAGAATGTAAGAGAAACAcatgtgtttatttaataaatgagtCCTTGAACTCTTTGATAAGCTCtgccttaaaatgttaatgACCGATCTTTAAATcgattttgttttttgttagcGAATTTTATGTTGCATGGATTCAATACAGTGTTTCCACTACATGCATTCTGCCGTGGTGTGCCGTAACGCCAAAAACATTCCCACTACCCCTGCGGTTGTGCCTAGAAGGGTAACAGCAAACGAAATCTTGCCGTAATGAGTAATGTTTTATCGTAATTTtttacccaaacctaaccctaaacacaACATTTAGGCCGGAGTTGAATCTCATCTAGGTAGgaatgctgttttcatcctaattcTTCTTCCACCTATAATTTTCTGTTCTTTTTGTGATGCGCTTTGGAGCATAAagcttttttatgattttaaataagcacaatgTTTTCTCCTTTCTGTGAGTGTAAACAAGTATACCATTTACAGTTTCGAATGTTGTTCTACTTCTATCTGTATGACCATTAATATAGGGCAATTTAAGGTGCAAGGTCATCACGGATATGCTGTTCACCGGCATATTCAAGACAAGATTCAAGACTTACATcgatttaaatttaaatgttttttggcCAAAAGTAAGCATTTCTTATAGTACATAATACTGGTTTTAACATATACAGCTATCAGCATTTtatatcagtaaggggatttccaAGTGGGCCATTGAcccaaaatttccaccagatgtagccatcaagccacatattgaattcatacaaagaaatcagaacatttaagtatacaagttgagtcataataaataaagtgaaatgacacagggaataagtattgaccacactttatttaatactttgtagaaaagcctttgttggtgattacagcttctagacacCTCTTGTAATGGAGAGACCAGTTGCCTGCaatgctcaggagtgattctggcccattcttccacacaaatggtctttaaatcttgaaagTTCCTTTGGCCTCTTTAagaactttgatcttcagttcttcAGTACTCCTgagtaatgagaagcctttataggccatcaatttggactaaagcagctgatatcaattagtattGATAGGGGgcgggtttctctctcaatactgacagatttcatgTGATCTcttggctttctatgccattttgcaccttgttctcttcatgtgttaaatacttattccctgtgtcatttcactttatttattatgactcaacttgtacacttaaatgttctgatttctttgtatgaattcaatatttggctacATTTGGTGGAAAtattgtgtcaatagcccacttagaaatccccttactgataaaaatgctgatgtgtcaaatacttattttccccactgtatactaatgtttttgttaaataaatctgTGTGTTTACCTGTTTTTGAAACTTTATTTGAACCGTTGTCAGAAGACATTTTTCCTTCCTCCCTTTTCTTAAAATTTCTTCTGTTTCGTTTCATCTGTACTTTTAGGTGGTGGATGAATATAACCGTCGTGAGCAGGAGATTAATACTATGGAGAAGGAGCTGGACGATAAGACAAACGAACTAAACAATTACAGACAAAGCATTGCTGAGGTATCCGCAGACAAACCTGTTTACAACTAATATTAACATTAGCTTCTGGTTAAGTCAGACATGATGTTTTAGTTACAGACATCTGAAATGTGTTTCCTTTGATAGTGTTTACTCTACAGTCGATTACCTGGAACCGATGTATGTTTATGTGGTCCATGTGTAAATCGAATCGTATAAACAATTAAAGAACATGTCTGTGTGTTTGACAGGCTAAGGAAAACTGGCTGAATCCTCTGAAAGTGTTGGTTGATCAGATAAACGAGCGGTTCAGTGATTTCTTTCGCTCTATGCAGTGTGCTGGAGAAGTGGATCTACATTCAGAAAATGATGTGAGTATTTACAAACCACTCTGGCTGTTTTAACCCTTTTCACACAGCGTGTTGATGCCAGAAAATTTACGAGAGTCGCTGTGCAACGTACCTATGGCAAAAACCATGATGGCGTCGTTACCGAAAGCTGTTTATGAactttaaaatatggataattTTCTTACAAAAATACAATGATTACCCagagaagacctttattaacctcttggagccatgtggattacctctgtgatggatgaatgcactttttagAATGTATCTTTATAGAAGATACATTCAGCAAGTGTGCATGCACATGACAGTtgactttgtgtttttgtgtttcagGAGGAGTATGATAAATACGGCATCCGTATTCGGGTGAAGTTTCGCAGTGACACACAGCTGCATGAGCTCACCCCTCACCATCAGAGCGGAGGAGAGCGCAGTGTATCCACTATGCTTTACCTAATGTCCCTGCAGGAGCTTAACCGCTGTCCATTTAGAGTGGTGGACGAGATCAATCAGGTAATGCACTAAACGcacatttgtgaaaaaaatgatAGAGTAATACTAGA contains the following coding sequences:
- the smc5 gene encoding structural maintenance of chromosomes protein 5; this encodes MDVPQKRKRVSHETTNKQLLNSQPTPSTSTDGQSEGFVEGSIMRITMHNFLTYDHSEVFPGPKLNMIVGANGTGKSSIVCAICLGLAGKPAVLGRGDKVGVYVKRGCNKGSVEIELYRAQGNLVITREIQVENNQSSWMINKKHASQKAVEEAVKELRIQVGNLCQFLPQEKVGEFAKMSKLELLEATEKSVGPPGMFEYHTKLKTFRQKEKELQTACQEKANFLEKTRQRHERNKLDVERYYMKKRHLDRIQMLEKKKPWVEYETSRKELEEVKKERDEIKQKLKSLKENQEPLLRKIRSVETQLQPIEQQMKEMSASIKEATQRCKQKQDQLESKNRKVDDIRQQFSLKRTEEEDRQKRIGHTELMIKDLQKELLNIGDQEDVTPQIDAINVELRSIQEKKAQLESETLDLRREKDEAFGELARLQNRMKSVNDIMKMKEEKLRARFRDTYTALMWLRRNQRLFKGNVHEPMMLVINVRESRYAKYVESHIPLKDLQAFVFQKQEDMERFMSEVRDSQNLRVNSVIAPAESCSNRLPSRPLETLKRYGFFSYLRELFDAPEEVMSYLCHQYKVNDVPVGTETTKNMIERVIREAQLRMIYTAEEKYTVKTSAYSNNVISSNSALRPSQFLTMAIDADERRQLEENLRAAEHRVRVIDNRMEAIREQQNVLCRRDNELRAKKKQLSEQKAKKRQLEQKISTKQDSLRQMQQNKIDLEAVEEDTNAKISAVNKQKLAIVKEYLSDMKEKARLSMEKVYLALQSAGLAAEKTKLETDCRESSAELKQAEQAYTKLDQVKTNLLAKCKTLLTRARGICNMTSGQTAVPEELHTAFGQLPDTLDEIDAMLNEERTRAECFTGLNENVVDEYNRREQEINTMEKELDDKTNELNNYRQSIAEAKENWLNPLKVLVDQINERFSDFFRSMQCAGEVDLHSENDEEYDKYGIRIRVKFRSDTQLHELTPHHQSGGERSVSTMLYLMSLQELNRCPFRVVDEINQGMDPVNERRVFDIVVRTACGGNTSQYFFITPKLLQNLQYAEDMTILCVHNGPYMLPPNKWNTKAFIRRARRRNV